The DNA window ATGGGGTATCCCGCCGAGCGGGTCGGTGCGGTTGTGAGCGAGATGGCTGTCGTCCCACCGGCTTGTCATTGGTTAGCGTCCGGATCCCATTCATTTGATCGGGGTGGTAAGAGTGGTCTCGTCAGCATCGACAACGAAGACTGCGAGCAACCTTGCGGGTTTTGTCTTGCTCGCGTTACGGCTCACCGAATGGATCGCGCCAGGTGGTTCAAACCAGCTGTCGCCAACCTTGTATATCCTGATTTGGCCGTCGTTCACCTTTGATTCAATCGCGCCTGCGAGCACATAGGCGTAGATGAAGGCGGACCTGGCGTGGCTATGTGCCGGCGATGCTGCGCTCGGTGCATAATCAACCTCTACGACACGAAGCGACTTACCGGGGATATTAGCAATCGCCTGATCGAATTTGGGTATGACCGTTTCGGCTTGGCCGTCATGGGCAACGGCCTGCCCGCCGAGACTAAAGGCGAGTGCGACGCAGATTGCGGGGAGGATAATGCGGATTTTCATGGTTTTCTCCTTCTGACACTGGAAAGATGGCCAGTCGGAAGGTCAGAATAAAGTACCAAGAACGAAGCAAAATCCTGTACCATGGCTCATGAACAAGCCACTGAACTTCAATGTCGATCGGTCAGCCAAAACGTCCCTATCGGAGCAGATCCGCAAAGGGATCGTCTTGGCAATTGAAAGCGGGGTGTTGGCGCACGACTCCCGTCATGGCAGGATCTTTCTGCCCAGCTTGGTGTCGCGCGGGGAACAGTTCGAACTGCATACGCAAAACTAGCCGCCGCACAATTGATCGAAGCGTCCCGAGCCTCAGGTACCCGGGTTGCGCAGCGCCCTCACGCGATCAAAAAAGGCGACCCTCTGCCACAGGCAGGCTCGTTTCTGGAGACCTATCTGGAGATGACGAAGGGACCGGCATTCTTCCAGATGGGCGTCCCAGCAACCGACACCTTCCCAGCGACGTTGTTCTCACGCATCCACGCGAAGGCTGCCCGCACAAAGGCAGGTGCGTTGCCGCTTTATCCCGATCCGCGCGGCGAGTTCGAGCTCAGGCGCGAGATTGCCTCCTACCTCGCCGTCGCCCGAGGGATCAACTGCTCGCCTTCGCAGGTGATCATCACCGGTGGATTCGGCGCGGGCCTAGGCTTAGCGCTCAGCGTCCTGGCTCTGGCTGGCCATGCCGCCTGGGTCGAAAATCCGGGATTCCCTTGGTCAAGAAAAGGCCTTGAGCTTTCCGGCCTTTCGCTCGCACCAATTCCCGTCGATGTGGATGGCATCGATATTGATTTCGGATTGCGTCAGCATCCCGACGCCAAGATTGCCGTCGTGACTCCAGGGCAGCAGGCCCCTCTCGGGCCGGCGTTGTCGCTTGACCGACGTCTTGGTCTCCTCGAATGGGCCAGCAACGCTGGCGCATGGGTCATCGAAGACGACTATCTGAGCGAGCTTCAGTTGACGGGACGCGCCGCGCCGGCGCTGGCATCACTCGACCGGGGTGGGCGCGTCATCCACATCGGCTCGTTCAGCAAGACGATCAGCCCGGCAATACGGCTTGGTTTCGTTGTCGCGCCGGCCGATCTCGTCGGCCGGTTCTCTGAGATGGCAGCCTGTCTGGCGCCGGCCCCTGGACCTGCGATACAGGTCGCCACCGCAGAGTTCATGCAGGAGGGTCACTATATCCGCCATCTGCGCCGAACCAAGCGCGCCTACGCAGCCAGACAAGAGGCGCTGTTGGATTACCTGCGGTCGCGTGTTGGTGTTGATAGCGCCGAGGCGACCGGTTTGGCCGTCTTACTGAGATTGCCCGAGGATGTATCAGACGTGGCAGCGGCTCGCGCAGCTTTCAGCTTTGGAATGTCGCCATCGCCGCTGTCGGCCTGGTACGTGTCGTCCGACGACGCGGCATCCGGGCTCCTTCTCGGCGTCGCGACGACGCCGATGAAGAACCTTACCCGATCGTGTGATCGGCTGCTCGAGGTGATAGGTCAGTCACGCTTGCCCGCTCCATCCTGAACAAGCTCCCTGATACCTTACCGGGCAGTTAGCTTAAACTGAGAGAACAATCTTCCCCCCTGGCGCAATGCGCACGCCCTCAAGCATCAGATGGGCCACGTACGCTTCCTCAAGCGGGAGGATGACACCCACCCGCGTCTTCAAATCGCCATTGTCGATCAGCTCGGCGATCTTCGTCAGGTACTCGGTTCCGACCCTGACAAGAAAAAACGCCGCTTCAACCCCATGCTGCCTGGCAAGATCCTGATCGGGAGGTGAGACAGCCGAAATCAGTTTTCCGCCGCGCCTCAGGATCTGAAACGAACGCCTTTGCGTTTCGGCGCCGACGAGATCAAGGACAGCGTCCACATCCCGGGCAACGTCTTCAAAGCGCTCGCTGTGATAGTCGACCAAAGTATCCGCGCCCAGTTCACGGAGGTAGGCGAAGTCTCTCCTGGCAGCAGTGGCGATGATCTCGATACCCGCACGCCTAGCCAGCTGCACGGCGTAGGCGCCGACATTTCCGGCGGCGCCATGAATGAGCACCTTTTGCCCGGAGACGAGTTGCGCTTGATCAAACAGGCCATGCCAGGCCGTGACCGCGATCACCGGTACGGAGGCAGCATCTGCGTAGCTGATCGTTGCAGGCTTGCGAGCAATCATCTCCGCCGACGCCACCGCATACTGCGCATATGCTCCGATGAACCTCGGATTGGTTACGCCATAGACCGGGTCCCCAACCGCAAGATCGGCCACATCGGCGCCGATCGAGACGACGTCTCCGGATAGATCGGAGCCGAGCGTCAGCGGCAGGGGCTGAGGCAAGGCGCTCTTGCCTGCCCTGATCCATCCATCCCATGGGCCCACTCCAGCGGCCCTGACCCTGATCAGAACTTCGCCTGGGCCAGGTGCCGGCTTCGGGACAGGCTCGAATTTCATTGCCTCGGGCGAGCCGAAGTCATGGACGCGCCACGCCATCATGGATGCCTCCTGTTGTTCTGGATATGGATTAGTGGTGTCGGGTGTCATGATGAACTCCTTGAGTTTGCTGCTCCTGGAAGCACGTTTTTTTTGCCTGTCCACTTAGTCGCTAACGGCCCATTTCGAATTGCGCATCAGATGCTGAAGTCCCTGCGGCGAAAGGCAGGGTCTTTATAAGCCATGACGTCGGCAAGCCCGGTGCCTTGTGGTGTATGGACGATGCTCAAGACTCTTGTAGAGGATTTGCATGAAGCCATCCGCAAACTGGGGTGGGTGTGGATGAGCCGCCTCGACAGCATTGCGCTCGGCACTCGTGAAATTATCGTAGCCTGCCCCGACAAGATATTGGCGCCTTCGGCAACCAGAGCCGCGATCGGGGAAAGATTGGCGGAAATTCCATTCGTCGTGTGCAGCGCAATCGCAAGCCAGTTAGTCTCGCTTGAAGCTTCAGACACGCGGTGGCTGTTCAAGAAGTCACGTGCGGCGTTTGCGCCGTCCACCTCGAAACGCAGATGGCTCTGGCCGTACCTGCCTGTCAGACCAAAGTCATGAAACAAGGCTGCCACATACAGTAGCCCTGGATCGAAGGGGAGGCCTTTGCGCCGGCCCGCCAGGGAAGCCCAGAGATAGACGCGAACAGAGTGCTCAAACAGAAAGTCGCCCTCCGCCTTCCGAACCAGGCGCGTTGCGTCGCGAGTCAATTCAGTGTCCGGTATCTCTGCTTGAAGGATACTCGTGTTGAGATCAGTCTCGAGTACAAGCGGTTCGGCTCGGCCTTCTTTCGAAAGAGCGGTCAAGCCAGCAATAACTGCAAGGGTGCAGGTGGCTGCGATGATGGTTCGGAAGTTCATCGTATTTCTCCTTGTCGCAAGCCGGATGTAATTTTGCGCTGAACCAGGAAACAGGACCAAGAATTTCGAATAATGATGTACCAGCTGCTCGGTTGAGCGCGTCCCAC is part of the Rhizobium leguminosarum bv. trifolii WSM1325 genome and encodes:
- a CDS encoding Cupin 2 conserved barrel domain protein (PFAM: Cupin 2 conserved barrel domain protein~KEGG: bpt:Bpet3003 hypothetical protein) — encoded protein: MKIRIILPAICVALAFSLGGQAVAHDGQAETVIPKFDQAIANIPGKSLRVVEVDYAPSAASPAHSHARSAFIYAYVLAGAIESKVNDGQIRIYKVGDSWFEPPGAIHSVSRNASKTKPARLLAVFVVDADETTLTTPIK
- a CDS encoding metal dependent phosphohydrolase (PFAM: metal-dependent phosphohydrolase HD sub domain~KEGG: bph:Bphy_3555 metal dependent phosphohydrolase), translated to MNFRTIIAATCTLAVIAGLTALSKEGRAEPLVLETDLNTSILQAEIPDTELTRDATRLVRKAEGDFLFEHSVRVYLWASLAGRRKGLPFDPGLLYVAALFHDFGLTGRYGQSHLRFEVDGANAARDFLNSHRVSEASSETNWLAIALHTTNGISANLSPIAALVAEGANILSGQATIISRVPSAMLSRRLIHTHPSLRMASCKSSTRVLSIVHTPQGTGLADVMAYKDPAFRRRDFSI
- a CDS encoding Alcohol dehydrogenase zinc-binding domain protein (PFAM: Alcohol dehydrogenase zinc-binding domain protein; Alcohol dehydrogenase GroES domain protein~KEGG: bja:blr7675 putative quinone oxidoreductase); the encoded protein is MMAWRVHDFGSPEAMKFEPVPKPAPGPGEVLIRVRAAGVGPWDGWIRAGKSALPQPLPLTLGSDLSGDVVSIGADVADLAVGDPVYGVTNPRFIGAYAQYAVASAEMIARKPATISYADAASVPVIAVTAWHGLFDQAQLVSGQKVLIHGAAGNVGAYAVQLARRAGIEIIATAARRDFAYLRELGADTLVDYHSERFEDVARDVDAVLDLVGAETQRRSFQILRRGGKLISAVSPPDQDLARQHGVEAAFFLVRVGTEYLTKIAELIDNGDLKTRVGVILPLEEAYVAHLMLEGVRIAPGGKIVLSV